TTCAAACCtaaattttattgaattttgctCTGAATTAAAAAGTTTAGTCGAATCCCactgtaaattaaaacaaaacaaaaaagcagttAAAACATAccagattaaaaaaaaggttttcaatcaCCTGTGATTTGAGATATTCTTTAGATGAGATTTCCTACCCCTTACTTGAGTCaaaaagaaaatttttattttttattatttgtcaacgtattattattatctagtcTTTGATATaattgttattgtatttgtattgcattattgcattgtattattttatttgttgttttatctaAATATGTGTTATTGTAGTCTGTTATTGTAAATCCCTCTAACAGATTGTTTATTCTTAATCATTGCTAAAGGCTAACTTTCGTTGGAATATAACACTGTTTTCATATGTCAAATGttactgacaaaatgttaataaaaataaaataacaaataaaataaaagagagagagagaaggtgaaagaaaaagaaaagtaaatatcCTGATCCGTACTCCAGTCCAGTCGGTGGCGGTAATGCGCCAATAAGTTATGTTGCCAAACGCCCATAAATACcaaagaataagaaaaataagaagaatCTACACTTTTCCACACTCCAGTATGGTAAATGGCGGTAATCTTAACGTTGGATGCGTCTAGCCTACCAGAAATCTCAAAAGTATAAAAGGTTTCGACAGTGGACCAGGAAGCTTGATGCCAACAGCTGTAGAAGAATCATTTAAACGCGCTCACTGAACAGGCATACAAGTTATTACGGAGTTCATTGCCACTCATCTCATGCGacgtttaatttttataatatattatgttgcTGTCTTTTCATTTATACATGCCAACTGCTAGCAATTGAACCCTTAATGAAAATGTTCCTTAACTGCATCAGAAGGCGTCTCTGGTTTTTAAGCGAAAAGCTTCCTCGGTTTCGGCTGAATATATCTAGGTACAATACTCGTGATGACAGCTATGACAAAACCAGCCTTCTAATGCAACTTTGTGCTGACCGTTATTACATTTCTCCTGAAGCTTTCCACACTAGAACCTGTACATATGGGCCTTTAGGAACAGAACTGAAGAAAAACATTATTGAACAGTGGACTTCAGCAGTACGTTCAAGAGCATTTGTGTTTGGGATCACTACTTCCGTGCAAAGTACGTGTGAGGAATCTCTCAGGATGGTTAATATAGGGGCTTTTCAAGAAATCTTCAACCAAGAAAGTTTAAGTAAAAAAGAAGCACATCAAAAGATTGAAACACTTATGAAAGACAGTGTGTCTGTTAGGACGAGTCTCCTGCAGGGTGAGTGCAGACCCTTCacctatttttatttgtttatagctACATTACGGATACCATGAGCATGCGATGGCTCTGGCCATCTgggtattttaaatttatttttgtcccTCAAGGTGCTCTGAAGCAGTATATTCAGGCTTTGGGGCTTGTGAATAGGACATTGCCCTTTGGATTGGCAGAGACAGGTCTGTGCCATCATTCTGATAGTCAGCTAGGACATTCATCTGGTTGGTGAGTCTTTTGTTTTATCAGCTGTGTTATATTAATGAGTGACTTTTTTACTGGACCCAATCTAATGTCCAAGATGAAATAATGTAGTAATTACCTAACTGTTTTGCCTCTCATATGactgaaaatgtaacttttttttttcattaatcttCATTAGCTCATTTGAGGTTACTAAGTCATCTTTAGTCTGGTTCTGTTCCCCTCGGACTTCTTCACAGTGGATGGACTACTGGGCTCATCAAAGACTGCAGTGGTGGAGGAAGGTATGGCAGCACAAACAAGGGTGAAATGGGCACTGACAAACATTGAGTGCTGTGCCACTAACCCAGTAccctaacaaaataaaacacactttatGCGACGTGTAcatgaactgttttatatatatatatatatatatatatatatatatatatatatatatatatatatatatatatatatatatatatataagattttatattaagaaattaatattaaattaaataataagcctgataactaaaacatttaagttgcaagtaggaaaaaaaaaagctaaaaaaattgTGATGACCTTTTATAGTGCACTCTGATAAACTTTTGTGTATAACTTGTGAAATTGACTGTTATATATGCTGTAAGAATTGTATATCCACATGTATGCAGCAAAATATAACACATTTTAGAACTAACAAAATGTTACAGCTACAATGTAATAACCATCTGTTTCAAGTTAAGATATAACTTTGAACAAAATATCGATAACcatcacaaaaaacaaaatcatctggacaataccaaatttacaaaaaaatatgccAAGGTCCAAGCTCAGCATATAACCAGCTTCCCAATAAATTCATCCTGTGTAGGTTTCTTTTTAGATTTTGATATTTCAATGAAAACTGATGATCAAAAAAGTGAGTCTTTTTTTCGGTCATTTGTCCTCCGCTCATTCgattcacatttaattaaatttattatttttctgatattttacTTGCCTTTAAAGAAAGTCAAGTATGTCTTCTTTTCAGAAACAGGTGCTGCCTTTTACTTTACTCTGGTAGtttggtacttttacttgagaatattttttttaaggaatgtttCTGCGGTTGGCAAAGTTGATAAAAATATTgctttttgtatataaaaaacaaatgcttatTTGTCCATGAAGGTAGACATAGTTTGCAAAAACTGTGGTCGGAAAGCAGATGCAAAACAAGGAAACGCATCTAAGATGTTTACCTATTCAGAATATCATCATCCTGTGCAGATACAGCTATGTCCCATTTATAATTTAAGGTTAATGCATTATGATTTCCGTGATGTGAAGCACAGAATCCAGTCATGACAGTGAATTTACAGTAGCTAGCTACTCtttgtatgaattattaatgataaatgttattaaactaataaataatcaatgtagggctgtagctatcgaatattttagtaatcgagtattctaccaaaaattccatcgattaatcgagtaatcggattaaaatgtgtttgtaattaatgtgcaatattaattatgcaagagaaaataagactcctgggtctcttaaaatgaaaaactaagtttccttttttagaaaaaaatttttttttattttttaaaatgaatgcaatgcatacatcaaaaataaacatttaattacccattgtttctctgtctgtagttgtactgtgaacaatgacaataagtttaaagataaaaaaatgacaaataattgtccggacttttattttgacaggttgacgtacctttacagttctgtgtatgtgatgtgacgctagttttactcaaatcaaatggtcagatgctcatgaagagactgcagagcagttctggagatgttgttcatgtgttcacgtccttatttagtgagacagcagacgccgAAATCAgacttctgcgccattcattaacagagacacacagaacttgaagattcatatttaaaaagactgttccggcttaatatttacagatattagtccatatcgtgatttgatgcaAGTataatgacctatttttgattaattcattcaaaatttgtcaaattccgtgccattccgccttaaactgtaaatttagtttttatgactggattctgtgattctctccgcgttttctgcatcgcagaAATCATACGGTTCATCAATGATaaaattttcttgtttttgattaaattgGAATAAACCGTGGTATTTTCTGAGACGATTATCATACCGTGAAAATCTCATACCATTACAACCGtagcgtcaaagcaactgaacaacattcattgggaaaacagtgtgtcaataatgcaaaatttaatttaaaggcagttcatcattgaattcagtgatgtcatctctgttcagtttaaatagtgtctgtgcatttatttgcaatcaagtcaacgatatcgctgtagatgaagtgaccccaactaagcaagccagaggcgacggcaACAAGGAAACAAAACTCCAtgggtgacagaatggagaaaaaaccttgggagaaaccaggctcagttggggggccagttctcctctgaccagacaaaaccagcagttcaattccaggctgcatccaggtcagattgtgcagaagaatcatctgtttcctgtggtcttttcctggtagttgtctgagacaaggtctttacaggggatgtgtatctgggactctagttgtcctggtctctgctgtctttcaaggctgtagaggtcctttctaggggccgatccaccatctggtctggatacatactagatccgggtgactgcagtgacccctctgatctggatacagactggatctggtggctatggtgacctcgaaataagagagaaacagactaatattagcgtagatgccattcttctaatgatgtagcaagtacatcgggtgttcctggttccggtttacctaattaatacagcctaaaaatcctttaacggatttggatattagaagcatattagtatgctatgtgtaagccaggttaaagagatgggtctttaatctagatttaaactgcaagagtgtgtctgcctcccgaacaatgttaggtaggttattccagagtttaggcaccaaaataggaaaaggatctgccgcccgcaaattgattttgatattctaggtattatcaaattgcctgagtgtTGAGAAACACAGCGGATTATAATGTAATAGGagatcattcaaatactgaggtgctaacccattcagggctttataagtaataagcaatattttaaaatctatacaatgtttgatagggagccagtgcagtgttgacaggaccgggctaatatggtcagcctagtaagaactcttgctgctgtattttggtCTAGCTGTAGTTTGTCTACTAATCGTGCAGAACAAccatccaataaagcattacaataatctaaccttgagttcataaatgcatggattaacatttctgcatttgacattgagaacataggccgtaatttagatatatttttgagatggtaaaatgcagtttttcaaatgctagaaacgtggcatTCTAAGGacaagattgctatcaaatagcacacctaggttcctaactgatgacaaagaattgacagagcagtcaTGTCTTAGACGGTATTCAATGttaatacatgcagagtttttaggtcctataattaacagctctgttttttcagaatttagcagtaagaaatgactcattatccagttttttatatcgactatgcattccattagtttttcaaattggtgtttcAATttatatcatcagcataacagtgaacgctaacaccatgtttcctgttgatatctcccaagggtaacatgtaaaacgtaaagagtagcggccctagtactgagtgagccttgaggtactccatagtGCGCTTgagatcgatatgatacctcttcattcactgctacgaattgatggcgtcatataagtacgatttaaaccaggCTAATGCACTACCATTAATGCcaaaaaagtgttcaagtctatgcaaaagaatgttgtggtcaattgtatCAAATGCagtactaagatccaatagaactaatagagagatacaaccacgatcagatgataagagcaggtaatttgtaactctaaggagagcagactcagtactatgatacggtctaaaatcctgactggaaatcctcacagataccatttttctctaagaaggaatataattgtgaggatactaccttttctagtatcttggagaGAAAAGGtagattcgagatcggtctataattaactagttctttggggtcaagttgtgttttttttgatgagaggcttaataacagccattttgaaggttttggggacatatcctaaagacaatgaggaattaattattagggctggacgattatggcctaaaatcaaaacctcgattaattgaacattttgcctcgattacgattattgaacgattattattattattattattattattattatttttattttgccctcatagttcactgacaaggtttgtactgtaaatatgattgactatcagcagttattttatctatgttcgtaacatttcttactagggttgggtatcgtttgaattttatcgattcttatcgattcctagtttcgattccaataagataaaaaatccaatatatatataaaaaattaagtcaaacatttagatgtcaaacatttttacaaagcattctgttgcagctgaataacatgagcaaaaatcagcattctacaaaacactgcaagaggaattttgcctgtgattaaaaaaaaaaaaaacatagcaaaaacaactacattaatataaatttcaaatattaaagtgttaaagacaagtaaacagtcagtaataagatcaaacaaattaattagcaatatcataaatctgtacaactaaactaaatttcaggtacagaaaataattaaaactttaaaaacactgcagagttttctttttataaataaaataaatattaatcaagTAAAGTTATTAATATATTCAGTCAAGaccagtgaatgattttcttttgttctttgattaacattaatgacaggcagcGTGTTTATcaggctgttgtctctttaagcaaaaatactgtacatgtgttttctttctcatctgtttacgTTCACGTAAAACAGAAACGGCTgcgtttatgatgatatactgatgtagttttctgtatcGTAGTTTCTACTCGGAACAACCGTTTCTACAGTTAAAATACACAGAACAGTCAGAGAACGGACACAAACCGGGAACCCAGAATGGACACAAATTGGGAACCCGCAGTGCGACCGCTGCTCTCTGTGCACGCGCTTCTGCTTCATGTGCGCACAACATGCTctaagttttgagattctaagctactttagtgataaatcacaggacagcccTGACAACTAGTTTCTGTGTTCCTCTGTCCACGTGATCTTCATAGATCctgtttatatgagtgttcgtgccacaatgcagctgcgcgaacatggtagCTCGATATAAGAATACACATCCGTTcatctaatcgcttgaatgtccaaaccatatacaactgacaaagtttagtgaagacgcAAGGCTCACCGCTCACACCGCTTTGCtctccagtcagtggcataaaagcagagtcatgtggctacacacgcgctagtatgcttttaagggggGAGTGTTAACAGGATTTAAAAACCGCAATAACCGAAATGGGAAAATTACGTCGGTTAGAGGTTATGAATTTCGGTTTTGATTATTTTTCGATTAATCATCCAGCCCTATTAATAATAGTCAGatgaggatctatgacttctggaagcacctcttttaggagcttagatggtatagggtctaacattcatgttgttggtttagatgatttaacaagtttttacaattcttcctctcctatagtagagattgagtggaactgttcttcaaggggtctatagtgcaccGTCTGATGctatactgtagctgacggctgaatggttacaattttatctgtaATAGTAtctattttagaagtaaagtagttcataaagtcattacttacggtgatgttgggaaatgtcaacacttgaggctttatttttcattaatttagccactgtattgattAAATAGCtggtgttatgtttgttttcttctaaaagagaagaaatgtaatcggatctagcagtttttaatgcttttctgtaggataggttactttcccgccaagcaatacgaaatacctctagtgttgttttcatccagctgcgctccatttttcgggttgctctctttagggtgcgagtatactcattataccatggtgtcatactggtttccttaaccttccttaagcgtaaaggagcaactgtatttaaaatgctagaaaagagagagtccgtCGTTTCTGTTAcaatcatcaagttgttctgaggttttggatatgccaaggaattcggatacatcaggaagataacttaaaaagcagtcttttgtggtagaagtgatggttcttccatacttgtaacaatagaatttacaattttggctatatgaagtttgcacagaactaaataatgatctgagatatcatcactggggtgcataatttcaacactatcaacatcaattccatgtgacagtattaaataggggtgtgccggtttcagaattggtgatgacggttatgacgtgagtcaaatgtgacggttcataacataaccgtcggggggggggggatttagtGGATCtaccgtagagtcaattggttgttcttggagatagcgcgTTAACTctgtgtcagcgcgcgctctgatcggtaaaggggcagagatttcagacctccatttattaaggagatcggtcacaaaactcatcatccgagcCAACGTTTTtggagcaaatttcaaagccgcacccgcccgccatccgctgattgttttgcggtctatagccatgcaatgctttgctgatgcgagtcgcaaaaaaaatgccattgtctgttctagaaaggatgcagcaaagatatttaatgctattgtatgaggcataggcctacgctgagtttcatttgcgatgagatgcgctctagtgcagtgcaagtgaacgcggcgcgctggtgcttccatgtcggttatcattgtctgctatatttgctttttatttattaaaatacacgcaattggttgatgaaacatttattaaaattaagacaaaatttgtacaaaacgaaattcgtttttaagaaaggttttctacaaagcaaaattttatgaagtggtaaatatcatgtctgacgatttacaaaacttcattaagtggtaaaaaccatgtctcccgctatattgcgcatcttatgatcctatctaaaaaatgtttgtaaaaaatattttaatgacactgttttggcggttatagagttctaatgacggtgttcaactataaccgccggtctcacggttatatacgaaccgtcacacccctagtattaaatctagagtatgatttcgacaatgagtaggtcctgaaatgtgttgtctaaccccaatagagttcagaatgtctataaatgctgatcccaattaatctttttcattatcaacatggatattaaaatcaccaactattaaaactttatctgcagtcagaactaactcggatgtaaaatcaccgaactctttaataaagtctgtatggtgccctggtggcctgtatacagtagccagtacaaacataacagggaatttatcattaacatttgtttctctggataatgttatatgaagcaccattacttcaaacgagttatacttgaagcctgccctctgagaaatcctgaaaatgttgttataaattaaAGGAACACCTCCCTTTTGCCTTTTAGACGctgctcatgtttataacagtagtcttggggggtggactcatttaagataatataatcatcaggttttagccaggtttctgtcaaacagaggacatctagattatgatcagtgatcatattatttacaaaaagtgttttcgtagaaagagattctgatattcaataagccaagctttatcatttgtttatccgtattgcatctgttgtttatttgttgaacctaaattaaattgttaatcttaacttggtttggacgttttttgtattttctattttcagggaacagacacagtctctatagtgtgatatctggGTGAatgagtctctatgtgctgagaattagctgacctctgtaacgtgaggcagctagcacacattcggtttagccagtctgtctgcttcctgacctgtgccccagttagtcaagtataaacactaagactatttgccatatttctagagagaagagtggtgccaccccatgagggatgaagaccatctcttttcaacaggtcaagTCTGCCCCAAAATgttcgtccaattgtctatgaaacctttgttattctgtgggcaccacttagacttCCAGCCACTGAGTGATGataatctgctatgcatctcgtcaccacggtaagcagggaggggaccagagcatatcttacatcgtgcttgcaagttcacacacctctttaatgttatttttaactgGCAAAGTCAAACATCAGTAGCGCCGGCATAAAttacaatcttactgtatttacttttagcattagccagcacttttaaatttgccaagatgtcaggcgctctggctcctggtaaatttttgactatggtggctggtgtctctgtTCATGTTCCGTACAATcaaatcaccaataactagagcactttcatcaggtttctcagtgggtgcatcactgagttgGGAGAAcctgtttgtaacacactgaagtaggaaacttacaattttaagttaagtaGAGCACTTTTAgctgtgtataaatatatatatatagtaggtgTGAAACGATATGCGTATTCATATTGAActgttcggtacgaggctttcggttcggtacgcggtacgcattatgtaccgaacagttcgttggactaattaattaatgttatgcgttcaacaatgTAGTGCAAAAACCCAAACGATGTAACAGGCAATGctcctgacacccccgaagaaaaaaacaaaaacaccaacttatatgtttatgttaggctacagaaatagaagatcctccaataaccaacaggtctgatgtttgggtgcactttggattcccaaacgctgggacaacgcgtcgaggtcatcgatgacatcgacgcaaaaaatacgtagatgcaaaatatgcgcatcgattcgtcgacctgtttatATTTCTCTAAAAagcgtttgcaaaacgtttaccttatgtgcgctgaatatacgcgatggccggatcaacattctgtccaacgttatataaccaatccaggggtttttctgcattgatctttttttttggccgctgtcaaagccttatttgatcgctgtgcctgacagggcgcgtatgAGAGAgcgccccggctgcgcgcgcacactcacagtcttcaaacaacacgagggcttcttgctctctctctctcccttgtgcatattaatcaaaatcattaaacacgatataaaaagggcgaaacaccaaagtttcaagtgcactcacagtcttcaaactacatgaGAACGgtcttgctcgctctctctctctctctctctctctctctctctctctctctccctctctccctcgtgcatattaaccaaaatcattagacacgatagaaaaagggcgaaacactaAAGTTTCACGCGCTcgtgcactcacagtcttcaaactgcacaagcgctgtcttgctctctttctctctctccctcgtgcatattaaccaaaatcattagacacgatagaaaaagggcggaacgccaaagtttcacgtggagcattcagagattttttttttctccatgacaggctgctggctcccactgttaatttttatttatttatttttttggaaatgcaCTCTCTGTATTAGAGCCCTCAaatttacattggttactgtatacTTTCAATTGCTccaaacaagtattttgggtgacctttttattgaatgctagaaatcaagttgttgttattttcatctgaaagaagaactttttttcagtaagctaggccctatgtgttaattaagcttgtttcagtaagctatgtgttttcaaggcttcaaggttttattgaatgatatctctatacaagtgcaaagtaatgcattcttagtcagtcttttatattgtaattttaagagcaataaacatatattgcaatgttaagaaattcatgtttttttttcattcagatatgtaaatcaacctgtataaattgttagtagt
This DNA window, taken from Carassius auratus strain Wakin unplaced genomic scaffold, ASM336829v1 scaf_tig00215944, whole genome shotgun sequence, encodes the following:
- the polg2 gene encoding DNA polymerase subunit gamma-2, mitochondrial isoform X2 → MKMFLNCIRRRLWFLSEKLPRFRLNISRYNTRDDSYDKTSLLMQLCADRYYISPEAFHTRTCTYGPLGTELKKNIIEQWTSAVRSRAFVFGITTSVQSTCEESLRMVNIGAFQEIFNQESLSKKEAHQKIETLMKDSVSVRTSLLQGALKQYIQALGLVNRTLPFGLAETGLCHHSDSQLGHSSGCSFEVTKSSLVWFCSPRTSSQWMDYWAHQRLQWWRKFALGPSDFEMCNVGDEELKEGTSHGVKVLYKFPWGSETLETLWSLGDTLLLKTHQGTCKKLQVLKLHPTLTPVKVGLDMGRGSSSELRQVCDGLFQEFLEAGISTWPGYMDTMSLSLENLHAKYDEMGVLFTVMVSETTLKGGLLLVRNRDTTIRETMHISEIKLFLLKYMSASENF